In Halobacterium noricense, the genomic stretch CGCGGGGCTCACGCTCGTCGTCATCGTCACCGTGTTCGTCGGCTTCCGCCGCGGCCTCAACCCGGACGCGCTCGCCGGCCCCGTCGTCACCACGACCGGCGACGTCATCGGCATCGCGACGATGCTCGCGGGCGCACGGCTCGCCATCGCCGTAGGGGTGGTCTGAGTGACCGAGGAGTGGTCCGTCCGTGGCATCGTCGCGGCGACGTTTCCACTCCTAGCGGTGCTCACCGTCGTCGAACTCTGGGGCGGGCTGGTGCTGGACGGCAGCCGCGCCGTCCTCACGCAGTACCCGTCGCTTTTGACGCTCGTCCCCGGCATCATCGCCGTCGCCGGCAACCTCGGGAGCGTGCTCGCCAGCCGGCTGTCGACGGCGTTCCACCTCGGCACGCTCGCGTTCGACCCGACCGACGACGCGCTCGCGGGCAACGCCGCCGCGACGTTCGCGCTCGCCGGCACGCTGTTCCCCGCGGTCGGTGCGGGCGCGTGGCTCGCCCGGTTCGCCCTCGGGGACGTCTCGCTCGCGCTCGGGACGGTCGTCTTCATCGCGGCCGCGTCCGGCCTCCTGCTCGCGGTCGTCGCCGTCGCCATCGCGACCACCGCGACCTACGCCGCCTTCCAGCTCCAGCTCGACCCCGACGACGTCGTCATCCCGGTCGTCACGACGACCTGCGACGTGCTCGGCGTCGTCGTCTTTCTGCTGGTCGTGGGTGCCGTGGTGTAGTGGGAGACCGACACCGGTAATTCGCCCGCGTACGAACTGCCGAGCGTGCAACTCGCGGCGCTCCTCGCGGACGTCCTCCCGCGTGTAGCGGCTGTCTCGGTCGCCATCGCGGTTGGGCTCACGCTCGCGAACCTCGCGGTCGCGTTCGGCGCGGTGCAGTACGTCGCCCGGTTCGCAAAACCACTCACCGGGCCCGCGAACCTCCCCGACGAGGTCGGGACGGCCATCTTGGCGACCACCGCGTCGCCGACCGCCGGCTACGGGATGCTCAAGGAGTACCGGGACGCCGGCGTGCTCGACGACCGCGCCACGCTGATTGCGGTGACGATAAACACGTTCTTCGGGTTCGTCCAGCACATCTTCACGTTCTACGCGCCCGTGCTGATTCCGATTCTCGGGCTGGAGGTCGGGCTCACGTACGTCGGCGCGCGGGCGGGCGTCAGCCTCGCTATCACGCTCATCGGCGTGTTCGCGGGCGCGCTCTTCCTCACGGAGCGCAACGTCGCGCCCGCCACCGACGCTGACGTGGACCTCCCCGGCGACGGCGACCAGACCCGCGGCGAGGCCGTCCGGGGCGCGCTCGCGAAGACCAGAGGGAAGCTGTTCAGTATTGTGCCGCGGCTCGCAATCGTCTACACCGCCGTCGTCTACCTCACGACGGCCTACGACGTTACGGAGTACACGGCCGCTGCTGCACCGCTGACCGACCTCGTCGGATTGCCGTCGGCGAGCGTGCCCGCCATCGCCACGTTCGCCGTCGACACGACGACTGGTGCAATCTTCATCGCGCCACAAGTCCCCGGAACGTTCACCGCGCGGGAGGCCGTCGCGACGATGCTCGTCGGCGGCGTCGTCTCGTTCGCCGTCTCGACGTTCAAGCGCTCGATTCCGTTCCAGTACGGCATCTGGGGGGCGCGCTTCGGGTCGAAAGTCATCGCCGTCAACGTCGCCACAAAAGTCGTCTTCATCGCGGTCGCAATCGCTGTCCTGCTCGCGTAGGCTCTACTCGTCGGCTTCGACGGGTTTGCCGTCCTCGGTCCGCGGCGCGAGGTACGCGATAAAGGACTCCACGTCGGGCTCGTTCACCGTGACCTCGACGTGGAGGTCGCCGAGTTCGTCCGGGCTCCCGACGGAGAAGTTCACCTTCCCGACGTACGCCGCCTGCTTCTTCAGGTCGAAGCTGAAGCCGCTGTCCGTCTGGTTGCGCAGGAACTCCTTGCGCGCGGTGTCGAGGATGCGCTGTTCGAACAGCTGCTCGCGGAACGTCTCGACGTCGTGGCACTCCGCAGTAACTCTATCACCATGGGTCTCGACGTCCGCTGTTGGGAACAGCCCGGTAATCGTCTCGACGACGCGGTCCGCGACTTCCGTCGGTTTGACTGGCGCGGACAGTTCCACGTCCACGCTGTAGAGGACACCCTGGTCGTCGCTCACGTCTCCTCCACCTCCGCTTCTGCCTCCGTCTCAGTCGGCGGGTCGTCGGCTTCCTCTGTGAGGAGTTCGGTGACGCGCTCGTGGAACTCCTCGAGGCTCCCCGTGTTCTCGACACGGACGTCGGCGGCCTCGATGGCTTCGTCCATCCCGAACCCGCGCTCGCGCTCCTCGCGCGCCGCGAGCGTCTCGCCCTCGACGTCACCGGGGCGGCCACGACCCTCGATGCGCTCGCGGCGCAGGTCGTAGGGCGCGTACACTTCCACGAGCGTGAACGCGCCGTCGAACGCGTCCCGGAACTGCTCGACCTCCACACCCGACCGGATACCGTCCACGAGCACCACGTCGTTGTCCTCGAGGTGGTCGCGGATGATGGGCAGCGAGCGCTCGGCGATAGCGCCCGGGCCGCCCTCCTCGCGGAGTTTCTGTGCGATGCGTCCGTGGTGTTCCGCCGGGTCGAGGCCGCGGTCCCGGCACTCCTGCCGGATGACGTCGCCCATGATGACGACGGGCACGCCGAGCTCCTCGGCGACCGCAGCGGCCTCGCTCTTGCCGCTGCCCGGCATCCCCACGGTACCGATAACTCTCATTACACGGACGTAGCAGCCGACCGTACCTGTGTGCTTCGACTCGGTACCCACCGTCGACGCCAACCCGTCGGTTTTTACTCGCGTCGCCTGTACTTCCCGGCAGGGCACGTAGCTCAGTTCGGACAGAGCATTCGGCTTCTAACCGAAATGCCGGGGGTTCGAATCCCTCCGTGCCCGTGTACCTCTTTACTTCGTCGGGTTTCCTCGCTCACTTCGTTCGCTGCGGGAACCCGCTCTGCTCACGGCGCTACACGCCGTCTGTTCGCGGGCCGTCGGCCCGCTCACATGGTATGGGGAACCTCCGGTTCCGCACTATTCGCACGGCCAGCGGGACCTTCGGTCCCGCTCGGCTCGCAAAAATCTACGCTAAAAACTTCCCGCGACTCGCTGCTCACGGCTCGCGTTGCTCGCCGTTCGCACAGTCCGAGGCGCTTCGCGCCTCGCGTCGCTCGTCGCGGTGAAACGCGCGGCTTCGCCGCCGTATGCTCGTTAACTGAGAATGACGAGGGCGACGACTAGCGGTCGCCATCGCGAGAATCGGAGTGGTCGTGCCCGCGGCTCGGCGGCGACACGCGCGCCGGCCCACCAGCCGGCCGCGCGGCTCGCCGAACGCACCGTCGAGGGTTACATCAGCTGCTTGACTTCCTCGAAGTCGGCGCGGCAGAACGGGCAGCGGTAGCTCGTCTCGAATCCCGTGGTCTGGGCGACAGTTCGCGTTTCGAGTTCGTGCATCGCGATGCCGCGACCACAGTCAGGGCAGTCGAGCTTTGGCACGTGCCACGCATACACACGCCACTGTCTTAAAACGAGGGTTGGTAGATGATAACATGCCAGCGCTGAAGGCGGCTGCTTCGCGCCGATAGCGGGCGTTCCGTCGCGCGAGCGGCGACACGAACGCGGCATACGTCTTGTGGCGTACCTTTTTGCGGCGCTCGCTTCGGTCGCGCCGCAAAAATCTACGCTAAAAAGACCGCACCGCTCTGACGAATCACCAGCTCGCTGTTCGTACTGGCCGAAATACTAGGTCGCGCTCTCGCTATCCTTCGAACCCGTCTTCGAATTTGAACGTCCCGTCGCGCTGGACGATTTCGCCGTCGACCTCGATGTACGAGTCCTCGCTCATGTCCACAATCATGTCGACGTGCTTCGCGGAGTCGTTCTGCTCGACGCCTTCGCCGACCGTCGCGGGGTACGCGCGACCGAGCGCCATGTGGACGGTGTCGCCCATCTTCTCGTCGAAGAGCATGTTGTACGTGAACCGGTCGATGTCGCGGTTCATCCCGATGCCGAGTTCGCCGAGGCGGCGCGCGCCGTCGTCCGTTTCGAGGATGGCCTCCAGAACCTCCTCGTTCTGGTCGGCGCTGAAGTCGACGACTTCGCCGTTCTCGAATTCGAGCCACGCGCCCTGAATCTCGCGGGCCTGGTGGTAGACCGGCTTGTCGAAGAGGACTTCGCCCTCCACGGAGTCGGGGACGGGCGCGGTGAACACCTCGCCCGCGGGGAGGTTGTTCGTCCCGCAGTCGTTGAGCGTCGTCATGTTCGCCACGCTCATCGTGACGTCGGTCGTGTCGCCGGAGACGATGTGGACCTCCTCGGCGGGGTCGAGAATCTCGACCATCTGCTCCTGGTGGGCTTCGACCTCGTCCCAGTCCTTGAGCATCGCGTCGTAGACGAAGTCCTCGTAGGCCTCCGTGGACATCTCCGCGAGCTGGGCGTCCGCGGACGCGGGGTAGTGCGTGAGACACCACTTCGTATCGAGGCGGGCGTTCAGCACGTCGCGGTAGGCGGCGGCGAACGCGGAGCCGACCTCCGTGCTGACGTCGCTCTGCTCGCTGACGTTCTCGTGGGGGCGGCCGACGACGGCGGCGTCGGCGTGCTCGAACAACGACAGGAGGTGTTCGGGCTCGGTGAGGTCGTCGGGGTCGACTTCGCGGAGGTACGCGCGGGCGGCGCGGTCCGTGCCGATACCGCGGTCGCCGCGCGCGAGCATCACGGGGTTGGCGCCGACCTTCCCGATTTCCTCGTAGAGGGCGACGGCGAGGTCCTCGGCGTCCGGCGGCAGACTCACCACGACGTTCTCGTCGGGCTGGAGGTCGATGGCGCGGTCGACGATGATTTCGGCGTGCCGGTGGATGCGGTCGTCCATACGGCACGTGTACGCGCGAACGCGCGGAAGGACTTTTCGAATCGAAGCGCACGCCGGCGCGCGACTCTGGGACGCCTCGTTTTTGCCGTTGCGACTCGAATCACCGGGCGTGATAGACCTCCGCAGCGACACCGTCACGAAACCGAGCGAGGAGATGCGGGCGGCCGCGGCCGACGCCGAGGTCGGCGACGACGTCTACGGCGAGGACCCCACGGTCAACGAACTGGAGCGCCGCGCGGCCGATGCAGTCGGGAGGGACGCCGCGATGTACGTGCCGACGGGGACGATGGGCAACCAGATCGCCGCACGCGTCCACACCGACCGCGGGCAGGAGGCGCTCGTCGAGCGCGAGAGCCACGTCTACAAGTACGAGCTCGGCGGGTTCGCTCAGCACTCCCAGCTCCAGGTGCGGACGTACGACGGCGGCGCGAACGGCGCGCCGAACCCCGAGCAGGTCCGCGCGGGCTTCGTCGAAGAAGACCTCCACCGCGCGGGCACGGGGCTACTCTGCTTGGAGAACACGCACAACGTGAAGGGCGGCGTTCCGGTGCCCGCCGACGACGTCGCGGCGGCGGCACGAGCAGCCCACGACCTCGGTGTCCCGGTTCACGTCGACGGCGCGCGCCTGTTCAACGCCGCGACCGCGCTCGACACCGACGCCGCGGAACTGCTAGCACCCGTGGACTCCGTGATGTTCTGTCTCTCGAAGGGGCTCGGCGCGCCCGTCGGGTCGATGCTCGCCGGCAGCGAGGCGTTCGTCGAGGAAGCGCGCCGCGTCCGCAAACTCATGGGCGGCGGGATGCGGCAAGCCGGCATCGTCGCCGCGCCCGGGCTGCAAGCGCTGGAGA encodes the following:
- a CDS encoding magnesium transporter translates to MTEEWSVRGIVAATFPLLAVLTVVELWGGLVLDGSRAVLTQYPSLLTLVPGIIAVAGNLGSVLASRLSTAFHLGTLAFDPTDDALAGNAAATFALAGTLFPAVGAGAWLARFALGDVSLALGTVVFIAAASGLLLAVVAVAIATTATYAAFQLQLDPDDVVIPVVTTTCDVLGVVVFLLVVGAVV
- a CDS encoding RNA-binding domain-containing protein; the protein is MSDDQGVLYSVDVELSAPVKPTEVADRVVETITGLFPTADVETHGDRVTAECHDVETFREQLFEQRILDTARKEFLRNQTDSGFSFDLKKQAAYVGKVNFSVGSPDELGDLHVEVTVNEPDVESFIAYLAPRTEDGKPVEADE
- a CDS encoding AAA family ATPase encodes the protein MRVIGTVGMPGSGKSEAAAVAEELGVPVVIMGDVIRQECRDRGLDPAEHHGRIAQKLREEGGPGAIAERSLPIIRDHLEDNDVVLVDGIRSGVEVEQFRDAFDGAFTLVEVYAPYDLRRERIEGRGRPGDVEGETLAAREERERGFGMDEAIEAADVRVENTGSLEEFHERVTELLTEEADDPPTETEAEAEVEET
- a CDS encoding aminopeptidase, producing the protein MDDRIHRHAEIIVDRAIDLQPDENVVVSLPPDAEDLAVALYEEIGKVGANPVMLARGDRGIGTDRAARAYLREVDPDDLTEPEHLLSLFEHADAAVVGRPHENVSEQSDVSTEVGSAFAAAYRDVLNARLDTKWCLTHYPASADAQLAEMSTEAYEDFVYDAMLKDWDEVEAHQEQMVEILDPAEEVHIVSGDTTDVTMSVANMTTLNDCGTNNLPAGEVFTAPVPDSVEGEVLFDKPVYHQAREIQGAWLEFENGEVVDFSADQNEEVLEAILETDDGARRLGELGIGMNRDIDRFTYNMLFDEKMGDTVHMALGRAYPATVGEGVEQNDSAKHVDMIVDMSEDSYIEVDGEIVQRDGTFKFEDGFEG
- a CDS encoding threonine aldolase family protein — its product is MIDLRSDTVTKPSEEMRAAAADAEVGDDVYGEDPTVNELERRAADAVGRDAAMYVPTGTMGNQIAARVHTDRGQEALVERESHVYKYELGGFAQHSQLQVRTYDGGANGAPNPEQVRAGFVEEDLHRAGTGLLCLENTHNVKGGVPVPADDVAAAARAAHDLGVPVHVDGARLFNAATALDTDAAELLAPVDSVMFCLSKGLGAPVGSMLAGSEAFVEEARRVRKLMGGGMRQAGIVAAPGLQALENRDRLHRDHERAKELAAGLDALDGLSVAEPATNIVLVDTTDAGLTAATLLERCEQEGVRGSTFGEYTIRFCTHLDVGKSEALSSQSESADSDDVDGEAIETAVAAVECAL